ATGTGGCCTACGGCTACGGCCTGTTCACTGGCGGCCTGGGCGCGCATTACGGCGCGGAACGGCTGGGCTGCACCGTGATTCCGGTGTCGGGCGGTCAGACCGAAAAGCAGGTCCAGCTGATCCAGGACTTCCGTCCCGACGTGATCATGGTCACGCCCAGCTACATGCAGGTGATCGTCGAGGAATTCGCACGCCAGGGCCTGGATGCGCGGGACAGCTCGCTGAAGGTCGGCGTCTTTGGTGCGGAGCCCTGGACCGAGGCGATGCGCCGCGAGATCGAACACAAGGCCGGCATCGATGCGGTCGACATCTATGGCCTGTCCGAGGTGATGGGCCCCGGCGTGGCCAGCGAATGCATCGAGACCAAGGATGGTCCGGTGATCTGGGAGGACCATTTCTATCCCGAGATCGTCGACCCCGACACCGGCGAGGTGCTGCCGGAGGGCGCTGAGGGCGAGCTGGTATTCACCTCGCTGACCAAGCAGGCGCTGCCGGTGATCCGCTACCGCACCCGCGACCTCACCCGGTTGCTGCCGCCCACGGCGCGCAGCATGCGGCGCATGGGCAAGATCGTCGGCCGCAGCGACGACATGCTGATCATCCGCGGCGTGAATCTCTTTCCGACCCAGATCGAAGAACTGGTGCTGGCGGAGCCGGGACTGTCGGGCCAGTACCAGATCGTGGTCAGCCGCGACCGCCATCTGGATGAGGTCGAGGTGCGCTGCGAGCTGTCGGCGGTGGGGCAGGGCGTGGACGCGGCGAGCGTGTCGACCTCGCTGCAGCATCGCATCAAGACCTTGATCGGCGTCTCGACACGCGTCACCGTCGGCGCGCCGGATTCGATCGAACGCACGTTGGTGGGCAAGGCCCGCCGCGTGGTGGACAAGCGCCCGAAATGAGGGCCTGAAATGAAGCGTCCCCTCAGGCGATGAGCGGCGGGGAGCGGGACCGATGGTCGGACAGCCTCCGGCCATGGCGTCCCACCGAGGACAGGTCGGGTCTCACAAGGACCCGCTTCAAGGAGAAGTGATGTACACCCAAGCCATGAGCGTCGGTCCCCAGGACCAGGCGGCCAAGCTGCAGACCGCCGAAGAGCAGCAGCGCAATGACGCCTTCGAGGCCCGCATCGAGGCGGGCGACTTCATCGAGGCCAAGGACTGGATGCCGGAGCACTACCGCAAGACGCTGGTGCGGCAGATCAGCCAGCATGCGCATTCCGAGATCGTCGGCATGTTGCCCGAGGGCAACTGGATCACCCGCGCCCCGTCGCTCAAGCGCAAGGCCATCCTGCTGGCCAAGGTGCAGGACGAGGGCGGCCACGGCCTGTACCTCTACTCCGCCGCCGAAACCCTGGGCACCAGCCGCGACCAGATGCTGGACGCGCTGCACAGCGGCCGGGCCAAGTACAGCTCCATCTTCAACTACCCGACCCTGACCTGGGCGGACATCGGCGTGATCGGCTGGCTGGTGGACGGCGCGGCCATCATGAACCAGGTGCCGCTGTGCCGCTGCTCCTACGGGCCGTATGCCCGCGCGATGATCCGCATCTGCCGCGAGGAGAGCTTCCATCAACGCCAGGGCTACGAGAGCCTGCTGACGATGATGCGCGACGGCACCGAGGCCCAGAAGGCCCTGGTGCAGGACGCGGTGAACCGCTGGTGGTGGCCCTCGCTGATGATGTTCGGCCCGGCGGACAAGGATTCGCCGAACTCCGAGCAGTCGATGCGCTGGGGCATCAAGCGGCTGACCAACGACGAGCTGCGCCAGAAGTTCGTCGATGCCACGGTGCCGCAGGCGGAACTGCTGGGGATTTCGCTGCCCGATGCGGACCTGAAGTGGAACGCCGAGCGCGATCACTACGACTTCGGCGCCATCGACTGGAACGAATTCTGGCGCGTCGTGGGCGGCAACGGCCCGTGCAACACCGAGCGGCTGCAGACCCGGGTCAAGGCCTGGGACGACGGCGCCTGGGTGCGCGAGGCCGCACTGTCCCATGCCCGCAAACGCGCCACCGAGGCCAAGGCCGCCTGAGACCCTGGCAGGCGTGGTCCGACAGCGGCGGGGTGTTCCATCCGCCGGCTTGTCGTCGATCCGCTCTCCCCACGACCTGCCTCCCATCGACCCGATTACCGAGCCCTCGCACCATGAGCATCAATCAACAAACTGGCGGCCATGAATGGCCCTTGTGGGAAGTCTTTGTCCGCAGCAAGGCGGGCCTGGACCACAAGCATTGCGGCAGCCTGCATGCGCCCGACCCGAAGATGGCGCTGCAGATGGCGCGCGATGTCTACACCCGGCGCCAGGAAGGCGTGAGCATCTGGGTGGTGCCGTCGTCCGCCATCGTGGCCTCCGACCCCGGCGAGAAGTCGATGTATTTCGATCCGATGGAGGACAAGGTCTACCGCCATCCGACCTTCTACGAACTGCCCGCGTCGGTCGATCACATGTGAGCCCTGCGCGCCGATGTCGCGGCTGATGCGCTGATGCGCTGATGTGCTGCTGCATCAATGCGCCGATGCGCCGATGCGCGCCCCAGGCGACGCCCACGACCTTGCGACATTGACGGGACCTGCCCCATGACTGCCTCCATCCAACCCAGCACACGCGACGACGTGCGCTATCTGCTCCCGCTCGGCGACGCCTGCCTGGTGCTGTCGCATCGGCTGTCCGAATGGTGCGGCCATTCGCCGATCCTGGAAGAGGATCTGGCGCTGGGCAACATCGCGCTGGACCTGCTGGGCCAGGCGCGCGCGGTGCTCACCCGCGCCGGTCAGCTCGATGGCCAGTCCTTCGACGAAGACCAGCTCGCCTTCCTGCGCGACGAGCGCCACTACCTCAACCCGGTGATGATGGAGTTGCCCCGCGGCGATTTCGCCTTCACCCAGGCGCGCAACCTGATGGCCGCCTGCTGGCTGCTGCCGCTGTGGACCCGTCTGCAGGCTTCGTCCGATGCCGAGGTGGCGGCGATTGCGGCCAAGGCGGTCAAGGAGGTGCGCTATCACCAGCAGCACGCCGCGGAATGGGTGGTGCGGCTGGGCGATGGCTCGGAGGAATCCACCCGTCGGATGACGACCGCGCTGGCGCAGCTCTGGCCTTATGTGAACGAGCTGTTCGCGACCGACGAGACCGATGCCGCCGCCGAACGCAGCGGCCTCGGCCCGGCCTGGTCCACGCTGAAACCGGAATGGGATGCGGCGATGGACGAGGTCCTGGCCGAGGCCCGGCTGGCCCGACCCGCCGACACGCCGCATGTCTACGCTGGCCGGCTCGGCGTACACAGCGAGCACATGGGCCACCTGCTGGCCACGATGCAGTCGCTGCCGCGCGCCTATCCGGGCGGGGTGTGGTGAGCATGAGCCCGGTCGCCCTCGACCACGGCTGCGGACGACGCGCCGCCGCCTGGGAGGTGCTCGCGCAGGTGCCCGATCCCGAAGTGCCGGCGGTGTCGCTGGTGGAGTTGGGCATCGTGCGCGACCTGATCGAGACGGCGGAGGGCTTCGAGGTCGTGCTCACGCCCACCTATTCCGGCTGCCCCGCCACCGAGGTGATCGAGCAGCAGGTGCGCGAGGCGCTGGCGCGGTTCGGCACTGTCACCGTCACGATGCGACGTGCGCCGGCCTGGACCACCGACTGGATCACCGAGGAAGGCCGCGAGAAGCTGCGCCGCTACGGCATCGCGCCGCCCGGACCGGTCGATCCGGGGCAGGGCGTGCCGATCCGGCTGGTGCGACGCGCGCCGCCGCTGGCCTGTCCGCGCTGCGGCAGCACCCACACCGAGCGGCTGTCCGCCTTCGGCTCGACCGCCTGCAAGGCGCTGCATCGGTGCCTGGACTGCCGCGAACCCTTCGAACATTTCAAACCGATCTGACCGGCACCACCGGGCCGACGGTCCCAACCCGAGTCCAGCCATGAGCCTGCACTTTCACCCGCTGCGCCTGCGCGCCAAGCACCAGGACACCGACGATGCGGTCGTGCTCTGCTTCGACGTGCCCGAAGGCCTGCGCGACACCTTCCGCTTCACCCAGGGCCAGTACCTGACGCTGCGCGGCGAGGTCGACGGCCAGGACCTGCGCCGGTCCTATTCCATCTGCGCCGGCGTTGACGACAACGAACTGCGGGTCGGTGTGCGCCACGTCACCGGTGGCGCGTTCTCCAGCTGGGTGCATGAGCGCCTGCGTCCGGGCGACGAGATCCAGGTCTTTCCGCCGCAAGGCCGCTTCCATGTGCCGCTGGACCCGTCGGCCGCCCGGCATTACCTGGGCATCGCGGCCGGGTCGGGCATCACGCCCATCCTGTCGATCATGAAGACGGTGCTCGCCCGCGAACCGCTGAGCCGCTTCACCCTGATCTACGGGAATCGCCGTCCTGCGACGACGATGTTCAAGGAAGAGCTGGAAGATCTGAAGAACCGCTATCTGACGCGCCTGTCGCTGCATCACGTGTTCTCCCGCGAGCAGGTCGATTCGCCGCTGATGGCCGGCCGGCTGGACCAGGCCAAGCTGGCGACGTTCCTGGCGGGTCCGGTGCCGGCGGCGGGGATCGATCAGGTCTTCGTGTGCGGTCCGTTCGAGATGAATGAGCACGCCGAGGCGGCGCTGCGCCAGGCGGGCGTGCCGGAAGACCGGATCCACATCGAGCGATTCGGCACGCCGGAAATGCAGACCGGTCGCCCGGCGCCTCACGAGGTCCATGACGAGGATGCGGAGGCCGCCAAGGTGCTGGTGATCCGCGACGGCGTCTCGCGCGAGATCGAGTTCCGCAAAAGCGATCCGAGCCTGCTGGACGCCGCCGCGCGGGCCGGCATGGATGTGCCGTTTTCCTGCAAGTCCGGCGTCTGTTCCACCTGCCGCTGCAAGTTGCTGGAAGGGGAGGTCCGCATGGACAAGAATTTCGCGCTGGAGAAACATGAGGTCGCGGCGGGCTTTATCCTCAGCTGCCAGGCACATGCGCTGACCCCGCGCCTGGTGATCTCGTTCGACGAGCGCTGAGCGCACGGATCGAGCAGGTCATCCGCGCCAACGGAGCCTGTGTGACCCGAGCCCGAGCCCGAGCCCGAGCCTGACCCCGAGCGCGCTTTCCGTCTTCCGTTCTCCTTTTCCCTTTCACGAGACCCTACCGACCCCATGGCCAGAGGCAGAGCCCCCGGATTCGACGCCACCCGCGAGGAGATCCTCGCCCAGGCTGCCCGCCTGTTCGCCAACCAGGGCTTTCCCGCCACCTCGATGAATCAGGTCGCTGAAGCCTGCGAGGTGTCCAAGCCCACCCTCTATCACTATGTGCGCGACAAGCATGAACTGCTCGCACAGATCTGCCAGAGCCATCTCCAGCACCTGGCCCATCTGGTGGACGAGGTGAGCGGTCTCGGCCTGCCGCCCGAAGACCATCTGCGGGCGCTGATCCATCGCTTCGTGCAGGCCTACGGCGAGTCGCAGAACGAGCATCGGGTGCTGACCGAGGACATGAAGTTCCTCGACGAGGACCATCGGGCGCGGATGATCGAGGTCGAGCGTCAGGTGGTTGCCCGCTTCGCCGATGCGGTGGCGACGATTCGCCCGGAACTGCGCGGCGCCCATCTGCACAAGCCACTGACCATGCTGCTGTTCGGCATGATCAACTGGACCTTCACCTGGCTGCGTCCGGACGGGGCCCTGACCTATGAGGCGGTGGCGCCCATGGTGGCGGACCTGTTCTTCGGCGGGCTCGGCGCGGTGAAGATCGGCCCGGTCGCCGACGGCGT
The Roseateles amylovorans genome window above contains:
- the paaK gene encoding phenylacetate--CoA ligase PaaK; the protein is MPVKRPAPGDLEPIERASQDELRSLQLQRLRHTLQQAYDHVPHYRAAFDAKGVHPSDLKDLSDLRLFPFTTKQHLREHYPFGMFAVPREQVVRVHASSGTTGKPTVVGYTRQDIDHWADLVARSLRAAGTRPGDIVHVAYGYGLFTGGLGAHYGAERLGCTVIPVSGGQTEKQVQLIQDFRPDVIMVTPSYMQVIVEEFARQGLDARDSSLKVGVFGAEPWTEAMRREIEHKAGIDAVDIYGLSEVMGPGVASECIETKDGPVIWEDHFYPEIVDPDTGEVLPEGAEGELVFTSLTKQALPVIRYRTRDLTRLLPPTARSMRRMGKIVGRSDDMLIIRGVNLFPTQIEELVLAEPGLSGQYQIVVSRDRHLDEVEVRCELSAVGQGVDAASVSTSLQHRIKTLIGVSTRVTVGAPDSIERTLVGKARRVVDKRPK
- the paaA gene encoding 1,2-phenylacetyl-CoA epoxidase subunit PaaA produces the protein MYTQAMSVGPQDQAAKLQTAEEQQRNDAFEARIEAGDFIEAKDWMPEHYRKTLVRQISQHAHSEIVGMLPEGNWITRAPSLKRKAILLAKVQDEGGHGLYLYSAAETLGTSRDQMLDALHSGRAKYSSIFNYPTLTWADIGVIGWLVDGAAIMNQVPLCRCSYGPYARAMIRICREESFHQRQGYESLLTMMRDGTEAQKALVQDAVNRWWWPSLMMFGPADKDSPNSEQSMRWGIKRLTNDELRQKFVDATVPQAELLGISLPDADLKWNAERDHYDFGAIDWNEFWRVVGGNGPCNTERLQTRVKAWDDGAWVREAALSHARKRATEAKAA
- the paaB gene encoding 1,2-phenylacetyl-CoA epoxidase subunit PaaB, whose product is MSINQQTGGHEWPLWEVFVRSKAGLDHKHCGSLHAPDPKMALQMARDVYTRRQEGVSIWVVPSSAIVASDPGEKSMYFDPMEDKVYRHPTFYELPASVDHM
- the paaC gene encoding 1,2-phenylacetyl-CoA epoxidase subunit PaaC, whose product is MTASIQPSTRDDVRYLLPLGDACLVLSHRLSEWCGHSPILEEDLALGNIALDLLGQARAVLTRAGQLDGQSFDEDQLAFLRDERHYLNPVMMELPRGDFAFTQARNLMAACWLLPLWTRLQASSDAEVAAIAAKAVKEVRYHQQHAAEWVVRLGDGSEESTRRMTTALAQLWPYVNELFATDETDAAAERSGLGPAWSTLKPEWDAAMDEVLAEARLARPADTPHVYAGRLGVHSEHMGHLLATMQSLPRAYPGGVW
- the paaD gene encoding 1,2-phenylacetyl-CoA epoxidase subunit PaaD, with translation MSPVALDHGCGRRAAAWEVLAQVPDPEVPAVSLVELGIVRDLIETAEGFEVVLTPTYSGCPATEVIEQQVREALARFGTVTVTMRRAPAWTTDWITEEGREKLRRYGIAPPGPVDPGQGVPIRLVRRAPPLACPRCGSTHTERLSAFGSTACKALHRCLDCREPFEHFKPI
- the paaE gene encoding 1,2-phenylacetyl-CoA epoxidase subunit PaaE; its protein translation is MSLHFHPLRLRAKHQDTDDAVVLCFDVPEGLRDTFRFTQGQYLTLRGEVDGQDLRRSYSICAGVDDNELRVGVRHVTGGAFSSWVHERLRPGDEIQVFPPQGRFHVPLDPSAARHYLGIAAGSGITPILSIMKTVLAREPLSRFTLIYGNRRPATTMFKEELEDLKNRYLTRLSLHHVFSREQVDSPLMAGRLDQAKLATFLAGPVPAAGIDQVFVCGPFEMNEHAEAALRQAGVPEDRIHIERFGTPEMQTGRPAPHEVHDEDAEAAKVLVIRDGVSREIEFRKSDPSLLDAAARAGMDVPFSCKSGVCSTCRCKLLEGEVRMDKNFALEKHEVAAGFILSCQAHALTPRLVISFDER
- a CDS encoding TetR/AcrR family transcriptional regulator, which translates into the protein MARGRAPGFDATREEILAQAARLFANQGFPATSMNQVAEACEVSKPTLYHYVRDKHELLAQICQSHLQHLAHLVDEVSGLGLPPEDHLRALIHRFVQAYGESQNEHRVLTEDMKFLDEDHRARMIEVERQVVARFADAVATIRPELRGAHLHKPLTMLLFGMINWTFTWLRPDGALTYEAVAPMVADLFFGGLGAVKIGPVADGVSGLSVSGRPAS